GCCACCGATGTGTGACCTACAGCAGGTTTATTTAGCCTAACTGCTTTTTGTCTCCATCTATGGAATTGGCATGATGTTCCACTGATAGGGTTATTGCAAGGATTCTATGGAGCATACAGTGCGCGGTAATGCCTGAAAAGTGTTATCTCTGATCATTATTTGAAGATAGTGGGAGATAGATCCTCCCTACTTGCGTTTCCAGCGTAGTAGGAGTTTTAACAAATACAAATACTTGCTTTTGCATATAAATGTTTAGGAAATTAGTAccaagatattttgtttttcaatctcAGGTTGTTTTTACATAAATTGACCCATGACTTGGTAAATAAACTTAATGCTGTGGACTGtggggttttaaaaatatgcccaggccgggtgcggtggctcacgcccgtaatcccagcactttgggaggccgaggcaggtggatcacgaggtcaggagattgagaccatcctggctaacacagtgaaaccccgtctctactaaaaatacaaaaaaattagccgggcgtggtggcaggcgcctgtagtcccagctacttgggaggctgaggcaggagaatggcctgaacccgggagacaaagcttgcagtgagccaagatcgcaccactgcactccagcctgggtgacagtgcgagactccctctaaaaaaaaaaaaaaaaaaatcatgcccagcctaggcaatatggcagaaccccatctctacaaaaaatgcaaaaaaaaaaaaattagctggttatggtgAGGgtccctcaggaggctgaggtaggaggattgcttgaacctgggaggttgaggctgcggtgagccatgattgctccactgcactccagcctgggccacagaacaaaactttgtctcaaaaaaaaaaaagtaacaattattatgtatgtcattttaaaacattctgacAATAACTGAAAAGTTTGAAATCTTTTAAAGGTGACAAGAACTTTGGTAATATAGTAAAAGGATATCTTAGAACAAAGTGCTGCATTAGTTGTAAAGATAAGAATTTGTGGCTTTTAAATTGGCGAATTCCATGTGGAACTTAGAAAAGTAAGGATTTGATTGGTCTCAGACTTGTCTTTGAAGATCAGTTCCTTTTGGAATGGCGCAGTTGaatctctaaatttttaaaaattaggtaggtGGAGTTTATGTGTTTTGTGAAATGGATTGTGTTTCTTTTCACTTGCAGAAAGTGCTAGGTGGCGACAGTGCTACGAGGGCCTTCCAGAACACAGCAACGACATGTGCGCCAGTATCACATTATCGAGCTGTTGAAAGCGTGGATTCAAGTGAAGAGAGTTTTTCTGATTCAGATGATGATAGCTGTCTTTGGAAACGCAAACGACAGAAATGTTTTAACCCTCCTCCCAAACCAGAGCCTTTTCAGTTTGGCCAGAGCAGTCAGAAACCACCTGTTGCTGGAGGAAAGAAGATTAACAACATATGGGGTGCTGTGCTGCAGGAACAGAATCAAGATGCAGTGGCCACTGAACTTGGTATCTTGGGAATGGAGGGCACTATTGACAGAAGCAGGCAATCCGAGACCTACAATTATTTGCTTGCTAAGAAACTTAGGAGGGAATCTCAAGAGCATACAAAAGATCTAGACAAGGAACTAGATGAATATATGCACGGTGGCAAAAAAATGGGAtcaaaggaagaggaaaatgggCAAGGTCATCTCAAAAGGAAACGACCTGTCAAAGACAGGCTGGGGAACAGACCAGAAATGAACTATAAAGGTCGATATGAGATCACAGAGGAAGATTCTCAAGAGAAAGTGGCTGATGAAATTTCATTCAGGTGAACATTTGAATTACAAATAAGTACTTGACCAGATGGCTTCTATTTACAGGAAATAAATGCCAAATACTTTAATGATAtgttcccctctttttttttttttttttgagattttttttttctttttctttttccttttttcttttttctttttgttttttttgagacagcgtcttgctctgtcacccatgctggagtgcagttagttgctcactgcaacctccgcctcctggctcaagggattctcccacctcagcctcctgaatagctgggaccacagacacgcaCCCCCACACCCAactattctttgtatttttagtagagacagggtcttaccatgctGTCCAAGCTactctcaaactccagagctcaagggatccacccgccttcgcctctcaaagtgctgggattacaggcgtgagccaagagctggcctaatttatttttttttggaggggagaggatctcactctgttgcccaggctggagtgcagtgctacaatCACACCTCACTGGAGCCTAGAATTCTTGGGCTGAagggattcttccacctcagcttcctaagtagctgggactacagactcaggccatgatgcctggctaatttaaaaaaaaaaaaaaaaaaaaag
This DNA window, taken from Macaca fascicularis isolate 582-1 chromosome 6, T2T-MFA8v1.1, encodes the following:
- the PHAX gene encoding phosphorylated adapter RNA export protein — encoded protein: MALEVGDMEDGQLSDSDSDMTVAPSDRTLQLPKVLGGDSATRAFQNTATTCAPVSHYRAVESVDSSEESFSDSDDDSCLWKRKRQKCFNPPPKPEPFQFGQSSQKPPVAGGKKINNIWGAVLQEQNQDAVATELGILGMEGTIDRSRQSETYNYLLAKKLRRESQEHTKDLDKELDEYMHGGKKMGSKEEENGQGHLKRKRPVKDRLGNRPEMNYKGRYEITEEDSQEKVADEISFRLQEPKKDLIARVVRIIGNKKAIELLMETAEVEQNGGLFIMNGSRRRTPGGVFLNLLKNTPSISEEQIKDIFYIENQKEYENKKAARKRRTQVLGKKMKQAIKSLNFQEDDDTSRETFASDTNEALASLDESQEGHGEAKLDAEEAIEVDHSHDLDIF